The following coding sequences are from one Microtus pennsylvanicus isolate mMicPen1 chromosome 1, mMicPen1.hap1, whole genome shotgun sequence window:
- the Coq5 gene encoding 2-methoxy-6-polyprenyl-1,4-benzoquinol methylase, mitochondrial has protein sequence MAAPRSCGLWRYCCRGWSRAAGDFRLPGFHRFWLGATPSARSLSEEKRAAETHFGFETVSEEEKGGKVYQVFESVAKKYDVMNDMMSLGIHRAWKDLLIRKMHPLPGTQLLDVAGGTGDIAFRFLRYVQAQHQRKQRRQLRAQQNLSWEEIAKKYQNEEDPLGGSLVTVCDINREMLKVGKQKAVDQGHTTGLAWVLGDAEELPFDDDKFDVYTIAFGIRNVTHIDRALQEAHRVLKPGGRFLCLEFSQVNDPLISRLYDLYSFQVIPVIGEVIAGDWKSYQYLVESIRKFPNQEEFKEMIEDAGFQKVTYENLTTGIVAIHSGFKL, from the exons ATGGCGGCTCCCAGAAGCTGTGGTCTGTGGCGCTACTGCTGCCGCGGGTGGTCGCGGGCAGCGGGAGACTTCAGGCTCCCCGGGTTTCATAGATTCTGGCTCGGAGCCACGCCGAGTGCGCGGTCCTTGTCCGAAGAGAAGCGAGCCGCAGAAACGCACTTCGGGTTTGAGACTGTGtcggaggaggagaaagggggcaaag TCTATCAGGTGTTTGAGAGTGTGGCCAAGAAGTATGACGTGATGAATGACATGATGAGTCTCGGCATCCATCGTGCTTGGAAGGATTTGCTGATCAGGAAAATGCACCCATTGCCCGGGACCCAACTGCTTGATGTGGCTGGAGGCACAG GTGACATTGCATTCCGGTTCCTTCGTTATGTTCAGGCACAGCATCAGAGGAAACAGAGGAGACAGTTACGGGCTCAGCAAAATTTATCCTGGGAAGAAATTGCCAAAAAGTACCAGAATGAAGAGGACCCCTTAGGTGGTTCACTCGTCACGGTCTGTGACATCAACAGGGAGATGCTAAAGGTTGGAAAGCAGAAAGCCGTGGACCAAGGACATACAACCG GACTTGCATGGGTACTGGGAGATGCTGAAGAACTGCCCTTTGATGATGACAAATTTGATGTTTACACCATTGCTTTTGGGATCCGGAATGTCACACACATTGACCGG GCACTCCAGGAAGCCCATCGGGTCCTAAAGCCAGGAGGACGGTTTCTCTGTCTGGAGTTTAGCCAAGTGAATGATCCCCTCATATCCAG gctttaTGATCTGTACAGTTTCCAGGTCATCCCTGTCATTGGGGAGGTCATTGCAGGAGACTGGAAGTCCTATCAGTACCTTGTGGAAAGTATTCGGAAGTTCCCAAATCAG GAAGAATTCAAGGAGATGATTGAAGATGCAGGCTTTCAGAAGGTGACCTATGAAAACCTGACAACAGGAATCGTGGCCATTCATTCTGGCTTCAAACTTTAG